Proteins encoded together in one Bactrocera neohumeralis isolate Rockhampton chromosome 4, APGP_CSIRO_Bneo_wtdbg2-racon-allhic-juicebox.fasta_v2, whole genome shotgun sequence window:
- the LOC126755266 gene encoding tubulin-specific chaperone cofactor E-like protein, with product MPSLLEALERKYFTDCQLENLNDDDAAAETEKSLISIYIPRLPPLVSVPELLVLNDCDIDCAGDFEAIKEKCRRVRELDLAQNKLNDWQEVFHILEHMPRVEFLNLSKNHLVGPICNPTTLPTNSLRSMVLNGTYLDWPCVEVLLDNLPLLEELHLSLNDYKEVLIDSIECASAGDEREDDVAVKAAHAVVDDEVTECNERNDNNKQSDSHKLTLTTITTAEATAAATTETETPATPPPTPTSPTGSYTEPRCKRIQPHRKLKTLHFTGNPVESWLEICRLGRVFPSLENLVLADCPIKAIQADAGAGAPTTAGACATNNNDCTPVCEEDVEMSNKTECPHKHFHNLQFLNLSYSNISAWDDIDQIAKFPKLHNLRVKNWPLWERLECTEHERRQLLIARLPNVSLLNGGGVISADEREDAERAFIRHYMDKPEWERPKRYDELVAKHGKLDPLVNINLKPEKRLKVFITYKDKTETRLLDVYCTVSDLKTRLEKLIDLPANKMRLYYVDQDFKEFGPELMKYPNKRLYSYNIQAGDEIIIDEKK from the coding sequence ATGCCATCACTACTGGAAGCATTGGAACGAAAATATTTCACCGATTGTCAATTAGAGAATCTAAACGACGACGATGCAGCTGCTGAAACAGAAAAGAGCCTCATATCCATTTATATACCACGTCTGCCACCGCTGGTCAGCGTGCCCGAGTTGCTGGTATTGAACGACTGTGACATTGACTGTGCGGGTGATTTCGAAGCCATAAAAGAGAAATGTCGCCGCGTGCGCGAGCTAGATCTGGCACAGAATAAGCTGAATGATTGGCAAGAGGTCTTCCACATACTCGAGCATATGCCGCGTGTGGAGTTTCTCAATTTGAGTAAAAACCATCTGGTCGGCCCAATATGCAATCCAACCACCCTACCCACCAACAGTTTAAGGAGCATGGTGTTGAACGGCACATACCTGGATTGGCCATGTGTTGAGGTGTTGTTGGACAATTTGCCATTGTTAGAGGAATTACATCTCAGTTTGAATGACTACAAAGAGGTGCTTATCGATTCAATCGAGTGTGCGAGTGCTGGTGATGAGCGCGAGGATGATGTTGCCGTCAAAGCGGCGCATGCTGTCGTTGACGACGAGGTAACCGAGTGCAACGAGcgtaacgacaacaacaaacaaagtgaCTCACACAAATTAACCCTCACAACAATAACGACAGCTGAAGCAACAGCAGCGGCTacaacagaaacagaaacacCCGCAACCCCACCACCAACACCAACTTCCCCCACGGGCAGCTACACCGAACCACGCTGTAAGCGCATACAACCACATCGAAAACTGAAAACACTACATTTCACCGGCAATCCCGTCGAAAGTTGGCTCGAAATTTGCCGTTTGGGACGCGTATTTCCCAGCCTCGAGAATTTAGTGCTCGCTGACTGCCCCATCAAAGCCATACAAGCTGATGCGGGTGCCGGCGCGCCAACGACAGCGGGCGCGTGTGCCACCAATAACAATGACTGCACGCCCGTCTGCGAAGAAGACGTCGAAATGTCCAATAAAACGGAATGTCCGCATAAGCATTTCCACAATCTGCAATTTCTCAATCTCAGCTACTCGAACATAAGCGCTTGGGATGACATCGATCAGATTGCGAAATTTCCGAAATTGCACAATTTGCGTGTTAAAAACTGGCCGCTGTGGGAGCGTCTGGAGTGCACCGAACACGAACGTCGTCAGCTGTTAATTGCGCGTTTGCCGAATGTTAGCCTACTCAACGGCGGTGGCGTGATCAGCGCCGACGAACGCGAAGATGCCGAACGCGCTTTCATACGTCACTACATGGACAAGCCCGAATGGGAGCGGCCGAAGCGCTACGATGAATTGGTAGCGAAACATGGCAAACTGGATCCGTTAGTTAACATAAATCTTAAGCCTGAGAAACGCCTAAAAGTATTCATTACCTATAAGGATAAGACGGAAACGCGCCTGCTCGACGTCTACTGCACTGTGAGCGATCTGAAGACGAGGTTGGAGAAACTGATCGATTTGCCAGCAAATAAAATGCGTTTGTATTATGTCGATCAAGATTTCAAGGAGTTCGGACCGGAATTAATGAAATACCCCAACAAGCGGCTGTACAGTTATAATATACAAGCGGGCGATGAAATCATTATCGATGAGAAGAAATAA